A genome region from Bacteroidetes Order II. bacterium includes the following:
- a CDS encoding WD40 repeat domain-containing protein, giving the protein MYTKTTLFVAIFLLLSLTACNRDSVAPGGIDLSEPRLMTSWGHAEAVLSMAASPDGEHLLTGSADYTARYWDVSSRKEIWRFIGHEGAVIATAVSPDGKTALTGGEDRKICAWKLETGVQEKCFEAHGSGVLDLEFAPDGTRFASASEDGSARIWDAAGTLQHTLKGHTDFVESVSFSKDSKQVVTASLDGTALVWEVATGQKVLTYKSHKSEVWDAIFSPTENLIASASADRTIMRWRVRGDTVQALAPISVNWSGWESLDFSKDGQYMIAANSDKSARIFRTSDGVERHKLEGHTGRIWAVAFDPKGRYVATAGGDQTVRLWSVETGKETGQLGHPHSLVTGVAFTPDQKKALIFRLDHVLTTWQAASGANSVQLGSGNTGVAHFSSDGSAVLVSGLNDTAVLWDTRSGRKIQTFGQINKFKLAAGAVSPDGSQVAFGETDGTVSLYVAASGMLRRRLGKKASPANHIAFSGKGDVLAASLSERDAVILEVQSGAIRHKLKGHKANILDIDFSEDGTKVVTGSRDGTALVWDAQTGTQTAQIKAAHPITIVRFAPNGATFLTVDTFGNTQVWRTSGEEEAQLSMPGITIATFSPDGDHLLTGTMDGIARIWEIGSGNIALELTTLDQKNWVVSTAAGKVTHNDQLDARPLYWTVEGRIEPFSVRQKDRLQTDLLQTVLKP; this is encoded by the coding sequence ATGTACACTAAAACAACCCTGTTTGTCGCTATCTTCTTGTTATTGTCTCTAACTGCCTGTAATCGGGATTCGGTTGCACCTGGCGGAATTGACCTCTCGGAGCCACGGCTGATGACCTCTTGGGGCCATGCCGAAGCGGTCCTTTCTATGGCGGCCTCGCCCGATGGGGAGCACCTCTTGACAGGAAGTGCCGATTATACGGCGCGATACTGGGATGTAAGTAGCCGTAAAGAAATATGGCGGTTTATTGGGCACGAGGGTGCAGTCATTGCAACGGCGGTCTCACCTGATGGAAAAACCGCGCTGACAGGTGGCGAAGACCGTAAAATCTGTGCGTGGAAGTTGGAAACAGGCGTACAAGAAAAATGCTTCGAGGCGCATGGCAGTGGGGTATTAGATCTGGAATTTGCACCAGACGGAACCCGGTTTGCCTCGGCCAGTGAAGACGGAAGTGCCCGTATTTGGGATGCTGCCGGTACGTTGCAGCATACGCTGAAAGGCCATACCGATTTTGTAGAGTCTGTGTCGTTTTCCAAAGACAGTAAACAAGTGGTCACGGCCAGTTTAGACGGTACCGCTCTGGTGTGGGAGGTGGCAACGGGTCAAAAAGTACTGACCTATAAAAGCCATAAATCTGAGGTATGGGATGCTATATTTAGTCCCACAGAAAACTTGATTGCCTCGGCAAGTGCCGACCGAACCATTATGCGGTGGCGGGTTCGGGGCGATACCGTCCAAGCCTTGGCGCCGATTTCGGTTAATTGGAGTGGTTGGGAATCCTTGGATTTTTCTAAAGACGGACAATACATGATTGCCGCAAATAGCGATAAATCGGCCCGTATTTTCCGTACGTCGGATGGGGTGGAACGCCATAAATTGGAAGGACATACGGGACGCATTTGGGCAGTGGCTTTTGATCCTAAAGGGCGATATGTCGCAACGGCAGGGGGCGATCAAACCGTCCGGCTTTGGTCGGTTGAGACGGGTAAAGAGACGGGGCAATTAGGTCATCCGCATTCCTTAGTTACAGGTGTTGCATTTACACCAGACCAGAAAAAGGCCCTGATTTTCCGTCTTGATCATGTGCTCACCACTTGGCAGGCAGCCAGCGGTGCAAACTCGGTACAATTAGGAAGTGGTAATACGGGTGTGGCGCATTTTTCGTCTGATGGAAGCGCGGTATTGGTTTCCGGCCTCAACGATACGGCTGTTCTTTGGGATACCCGTAGTGGACGAAAGATTCAAACCTTTGGGCAGATCAATAAATTCAAACTTGCAGCGGGTGCGGTTTCGCCGGATGGATCGCAGGTGGCATTTGGCGAAACAGACGGAACCGTCTCGCTGTATGTAGCCGCTTCTGGTATGCTCCGTAGGCGCTTAGGCAAAAAGGCCAGTCCGGCCAATCATATAGCCTTTTCCGGAAAGGGAGACGTCTTGGCTGCCAGCCTCTCAGAACGGGATGCGGTGATCTTAGAGGTGCAATCGGGCGCGATCCGTCACAAACTAAAAGGGCATAAAGCCAATATCTTAGACATTGATTTCTCGGAAGATGGTACCAAGGTGGTAACCGGAAGCCGAGACGGAACCGCTTTGGTATGGGATGCGCAGACGGGTACTCAGACGGCCCAGATTAAAGCGGCACATCCCATCACGATTGTGCGTTTTGCTCCCAATGGTGCGACTTTTTTGACGGTTGATACCTTTGGAAATACACAAGTATGGCGTACTTCCGGAGAGGAAGAAGCCCAACTTTCGATGCCTGGGATTACCATTGCCACTTTTTCGCCAGATGGAGATCACTTGCTGACGGGCACTATGGATGGTATTGCGCGTATTTGGGAAATTGGCTCTGGCAATATTGCGCTCGAACTGACTACGCTGGATCAGAAAAATTGGGTAGTCTCTACTGCTGCCGGAAAAGTGACGCACAACGATCAATTGGATGCCCGCCCACTGTATTGGACCGTGGAAGGACGAATAGAACCTTTTTCAGTCCGTCAAAAAGATAGGCTCCAAACCGATTTGTTGCAAACGGTGCTAAAACCGTAA
- the miaB gene encoding tRNA (N6-isopentenyl adenosine(37)-C2)-methylthiotransferase MiaB: MNLIQDLDVLDNLDAPKVAPESAGTNGRKLYLETYGCQMNVADSEVVAAVLQEGGFGLTSDPMQADVVLLNTCAIRENAEQKVRQRLGVLRAKKRKENPDLLIGVLGCMAERLRHKLLEEEKLVDLVVGPDAYRDLPRLIGERDLNGQAAVNVQLSKEETYADIAPVRYDSNGISAFVSIMRGCNNMCSFCVVPFTRGRERSRPVTSILAECADLLERGYKEVTVLGQNVNSYHFEQDGTVVSFAELLYRISLLSPELRIRYSTSHPKDCSDDLLHVHAERHNICNYIHLPVQHGNTEMLRRMRRTYSKEQYLELVEKAYRIVPNLSLSTDIIAGFCGETEEEHRDTLSLLTKVRYDHAYMFMYSERPGTYAARKYEDDIPETVKKRRLSEIIDLQTRIAAEKNRADVGSLQTILVEGTSKRRTDQLFGRTDANKVVIFDAHDYQPGQYVQVRITGSTSATLLGEPLGVTTLAESVLQVV; the protein is encoded by the coding sequence ATGAATCTGATCCAAGACTTGGATGTACTGGATAACCTCGATGCCCCCAAAGTGGCCCCAGAATCAGCGGGAACGAATGGCCGCAAACTCTATTTAGAAACCTATGGCTGCCAAATGAACGTAGCGGACTCCGAGGTGGTGGCCGCTGTTTTGCAGGAGGGTGGATTTGGCCTGACGAGTGATCCCATGCAGGCGGATGTGGTTTTGCTCAACACCTGTGCCATTCGTGAGAATGCCGAGCAAAAGGTTCGTCAACGGTTAGGCGTATTACGTGCCAAAAAGCGTAAAGAAAATCCAGATTTGCTTATTGGTGTTTTGGGTTGTATGGCCGAGCGATTGCGCCATAAACTCTTAGAAGAAGAGAAATTGGTGGATTTAGTAGTGGGGCCAGATGCCTACCGAGACCTACCACGCCTTATCGGAGAACGTGACCTCAACGGGCAGGCTGCGGTGAATGTCCAACTCTCTAAAGAAGAAACCTATGCCGATATTGCACCCGTCCGCTACGACTCGAACGGTATCTCGGCATTCGTTTCCATCATGCGAGGATGTAACAACATGTGTTCGTTCTGTGTGGTTCCGTTCACACGCGGACGCGAACGAAGCCGACCCGTAACCAGTATCCTTGCAGAATGTGCCGATTTGTTGGAACGCGGGTATAAAGAGGTGACCGTCTTGGGGCAAAATGTCAACTCTTATCACTTCGAGCAAGATGGAACGGTGGTCTCGTTTGCAGAATTATTGTACCGCATCAGTTTGTTATCGCCAGAGTTGCGGATTCGATATTCTACCAGCCACCCTAAAGATTGCTCAGACGATCTATTGCATGTTCATGCAGAACGACATAACATCTGTAATTACATACATTTACCTGTACAGCATGGTAATACAGAAATGCTACGCAGAATGCGTAGAACGTATTCCAAAGAGCAGTATTTGGAATTGGTGGAAAAAGCATACCGCATTGTGCCCAATCTTTCGCTCTCTACCGACATTATTGCAGGTTTTTGTGGTGAAACCGAGGAAGAACACCGCGACACCCTTTCCTTGCTGACGAAAGTACGGTACGATCATGCCTATATGTTCATGTATTCCGAACGTCCGGGAACGTATGCTGCCCGGAAATACGAAGATGACATCCCCGAAACTGTAAAAAAACGCCGCCTTTCCGAAATCATAGACCTACAAACGAGGATTGCCGCCGAGAAAAACCGTGCCGATGTAGGCAGCCTGCAAACCATTTTGGTGGAAGGAACTTCCAAAAGACGGACAGACCAGCTCTTTGGCCGAACCGATGCGAATAAGGTGGTGATCTTCGATGCACACGACTATCAACCCGGACAGTACGTTCAAGTGCGCATCACGGGAAGTACCTCGGCCACTCTTTTGGGCGAGCCATTAGGCGTAACCACCCTCGCCGAGTCTGTCTTGCAAGTGGTATAA
- the trpS gene encoding tryptophan--tRNA ligase codes for MVYFTKNCMKTPVLTSGIQPSGILHIGNYFGALRQNIALGNQYGGYFFIVNYHALTTVNNREELAQYSFDVALDYLALGLDPAKANLFLQSDVPQLGELTWIFLCLTPVSLLEKGVAYKDKIANGLSPNAGLFTYPILQAADILIYGGTLVPVGQDQKQNIEICRDTAERFNRMFAPENPIFPMPEAYILEDVAVVPGLDSRKMSKSYGNTIGIFDEGNVLKKKVMSIVTDSTPLEDPKNPETDNVFAMIRLFASPEKQEEIAAAYRAGGYGYGHAKKELLGLMNDYFGEAREKRRDLAQNPDFVRDVLREGARNATQAAEAHMVKVREAVGFMRV; via the coding sequence ATGGTTTATTTTACGAAAAACTGTATGAAAACCCCCGTTCTAACATCCGGAATTCAGCCAAGTGGCATTTTGCACATTGGGAATTATTTTGGTGCGCTCCGCCAAAACATTGCTTTGGGCAATCAGTATGGTGGCTATTTTTTTATTGTGAACTACCATGCCCTTACAACGGTAAACAACCGTGAGGAATTGGCACAATATAGCTTTGACGTGGCCTTGGATTATCTGGCCTTGGGCTTAGATCCGGCCAAAGCAAACTTATTTCTACAATCCGATGTACCACAATTGGGTGAATTGACTTGGATATTCTTGTGTCTTACCCCTGTTTCGCTCTTAGAGAAGGGGGTGGCTTATAAAGATAAAATTGCCAATGGTCTTTCCCCTAATGCAGGGTTATTTACCTATCCTATTTTGCAGGCAGCGGACATTTTGATATATGGTGGCACGCTGGTTCCTGTTGGGCAAGACCAAAAGCAAAACATTGAAATTTGTCGTGACACGGCAGAACGTTTTAATCGGATGTTTGCGCCCGAAAACCCAATTTTCCCGATGCCGGAGGCCTATATTTTGGAAGATGTGGCGGTTGTGCCCGGACTGGATAGTCGAAAGATGTCTAAAAGCTATGGGAACACCATTGGTATTTTTGACGAAGGGAACGTACTCAAAAAGAAAGTGATGAGTATTGTTACGGATTCCACACCGCTGGAAGATCCTAAAAACCCCGAAACGGACAACGTTTTTGCCATGATCCGGTTGTTTGCTTCTCCAGAAAAGCAGGAAGAAATTGCCGCAGCGTATCGGGCGGGTGGCTATGGCTATGGCCATGCAAAAAAAGAACTCTTGGGGCTGATGAACGACTATTTTGGCGAAGCGCGTGAAAAACGCCGAGACTTAGCCCAAAATCCGGATTTTGTACGTGATGTACTCCGTGAAGGGGCACGGAATGCTACCCAAGCCGCCGAAGCCCATATGGTAAAAGTGCGGGAGGCTGTAGGATTCATGCGGGTCTAA
- a CDS encoding calcium/sodium antiporter: protein MTVFTFLFLIGGLVLLVLGADALVKGASRLALALGISPIIIGLTVVSYGTSAPELAVSTQAAWAGQADLGVGNVVGSNIFNILFILGLSAIIVPLVVHTQLIRIDVPVMISTAFLFFLFVLDGQLAKWEAGILALGAFFYTWFQIYLSRKEKRSALEQEFEAELSQAPRTGTAVNIGWIVLGLVMLVLGSNWLVDSAVTIARTLGVSELIIGLTIVAIGTSLPEVATSVAAALKRERDIAVGNVVGSNIFNILTVLGISGLVSPQPINVSNAAIAFDIPVMLAISVACFPIFFKGLEITRFRGALFFFYYIAYTLYLVLAHTKHDALSTFSTAMWYFVLPFTVLTLVWYLVGGIKERRTEAS, encoded by the coding sequence ATGACGGTTTTTACTTTTTTGTTTTTGATTGGCGGCTTGGTCCTCTTGGTACTGGGCGCAGACGCATTGGTAAAAGGCGCCTCCCGTTTGGCGCTTGCCTTGGGGATTTCGCCCATTATTATTGGTCTTACGGTGGTCTCTTATGGAACTAGCGCACCAGAGTTGGCAGTTAGTACCCAAGCGGCGTGGGCGGGACAGGCCGACTTAGGCGTGGGAAATGTGGTAGGAAGTAATATCTTTAACATTTTGTTTATATTGGGTTTGTCTGCCATTATTGTTCCATTGGTCGTACACACACAACTCATTCGGATTGATGTGCCCGTGATGATCTCTACGGCTTTTTTATTTTTCCTATTTGTGTTAGATGGGCAATTGGCCAAATGGGAAGCAGGTATTTTGGCACTTGGTGCATTCTTCTATACGTGGTTTCAGATTTACCTAAGCCGAAAAGAGAAAAGAAGTGCCTTAGAACAAGAGTTTGAGGCGGAGTTATCGCAAGCCCCACGAACAGGGACGGCGGTTAATATAGGGTGGATTGTTTTGGGATTGGTGATGCTGGTTTTGGGTTCTAACTGGTTGGTGGACTCGGCGGTTACCATTGCCCGTACACTGGGGGTCTCGGAGTTGATCATCGGCCTGACCATTGTGGCCATTGGAACCTCTTTGCCGGAAGTCGCCACGTCGGTTGCTGCAGCCTTAAAAAGGGAGCGCGACATTGCCGTCGGAAACGTGGTTGGCAGTAATATCTTCAACATCCTAACTGTTTTGGGGATTTCTGGCTTGGTTTCACCACAACCCATCAATGTTTCCAATGCGGCTATCGCCTTTGATATACCAGTGATGCTTGCGATTTCGGTCGCTTGCTTCCCTATTTTCTTCAAAGGCTTGGAGATTACCCGTTTTAGGGGAGCCTTGTTCTTCTTTTATTATATTGCCTATACGCTTTATCTGGTTTTGGCACACACCAAGCACGATGCCCTTTCCACCTTCAGCACCGCCATGTGGTATTTCGTGTTGCCTTTTACGGTACTGACCTTGGTCTGGTATTTGGTAGGTGGTATCAAAGAACGGCGTACCGAGGCGTCTTAA
- a CDS encoding oligosaccharide flippase family protein, which yields MSWPMSNTPTPEPTSRILDIFKTSSIHSIGTFLNKFLLLSLVPLYSHLLPTTDTGLIGLMDTTEQFLIAFLILGQGQAFVWQFKQEPDPEALTRLFSTSMWFMVFISTMGIGALVLFSEQTAPLILNTAHPLQGLAFAWMMVSLFLRNLQSLSVNYLRADRKALSLETANFIGTALFVGLNFVLLYWFKTGVSAILATRLLLLLPVLVVAGWFARPYLRFQLDLGVLRKMLRYGLPITLAAMAYPILNFADRYMITALIDPSGNLNGIYEISYKFGMIPSMILVGPFLQAWQPALYDKADDASRNEVYRRMLLYVTFAGATLWLGLSVMRTELLHVFSTPAYYSGSAIIPWVAASNVFYGLGWIVVAGLAVQSKTVFMGVWTALAALINILLNLWWLPIWGMMGAAYATTVAFILIFIGFAVYSKIKLNISFPYARWFLLCTIAWIGYTIVDKIIVIPNLFLSVILKSLLCFPVIFLMAFVVGLRRPQDLQAILKQK from the coding sequence ATGAGTTGGCCCATGTCTAATACCCCTACTCCGGAACCGACCTCTCGGATTCTGGACATCTTCAAGACCAGTAGCATCCACAGCATCGGGACGTTTTTGAATAAATTTTTGCTTCTTTCCTTGGTTCCGTTATACTCGCACCTGCTTCCGACTACCGATACAGGCCTCATTGGCTTAATGGATACCACCGAACAATTCTTGATTGCATTCCTTATTCTGGGTCAAGGACAAGCGTTCGTCTGGCAATTTAAACAAGAACCAGATCCGGAGGCCCTTACCCGCCTCTTTTCTACCAGCATGTGGTTCATGGTGTTCATTAGTACAATGGGTATTGGTGCCTTGGTTCTTTTTTCCGAACAAACGGCTCCCCTGATCCTCAATACGGCGCACCCTTTGCAAGGACTGGCTTTCGCTTGGATGATGGTAAGTTTATTTCTACGGAATCTTCAAAGCTTATCGGTAAATTATCTACGCGCAGACCGAAAGGCCCTCTCCCTCGAAACCGCCAACTTCATAGGTACAGCCCTCTTTGTAGGACTTAATTTTGTGTTGCTGTATTGGTTTAAGACAGGTGTTTCGGCGATATTGGCAACCCGACTACTTTTGCTCTTACCTGTGTTGGTGGTTGCCGGATGGTTTGCCCGTCCTTATTTACGGTTTCAGTTAGACTTAGGCGTCTTGCGTAAGATGCTGCGCTATGGCCTTCCCATTACCTTGGCCGCAATGGCTTACCCCATCCTGAATTTCGCAGATCGGTATATGATTACTGCCCTGATAGACCCATCCGGCAACCTGAATGGCATCTACGAGATATCTTATAAATTTGGGATGATTCCAAGTATGATCTTGGTGGGCCCCTTCTTACAGGCATGGCAACCCGCTCTTTACGACAAAGCCGACGACGCCAGCCGAAATGAGGTCTATCGTCGGATGTTGCTCTATGTTACTTTTGCGGGAGCAACGCTTTGGCTTGGACTTTCTGTTATGCGGACGGAACTGCTACACGTTTTCTCTACACCAGCCTATTATAGCGGAAGTGCCATCATTCCTTGGGTAGCGGCCTCAAATGTCTTTTATGGACTTGGCTGGATCGTCGTTGCAGGGTTGGCAGTACAATCAAAAACTGTTTTTATGGGGGTATGGACAGCCCTTGCGGCACTGATCAACATTTTGCTGAATTTATGGTGGTTACCTATTTGGGGCATGATGGGGGCTGCTTATGCCACTACCGTTGCCTTTATCTTGATTTTTATTGGATTTGCTGTATATTCTAAAATAAAACTAAACATCTCTTTCCCTTATGCGAGATGGTTTTTGTTGTGCACCATTGCCTGGATAGGCTACACCATAGTGGACAAAATCATTGTGATCCCCAACCTCTTTTTGTCGGTCATCCTCAAATCATTGCTCTGTTTTCCTGTTATTTTCCTTATGGCTTTTGTGGTAGGGCTTCGGCGCCCGCAAGACCTACAAGCCATTTTAAAACAAAAATAA
- the wecB gene encoding UDP-N-acetylglucosamine 2-epimerase (non-hydrolyzing), which produces MVSKALRKVGLQESIVHTGQHYDTALDRSFFEELQMPQPVANLGVGSGLHAWQIGTMMIRLEAWLLAQKTLPDAVLVYGDTNSTLSGALVAAKLRLPIIHIEAGLRSFNRNMPEETNRILTDTLATWCFCPTETAVEHLKNEGKHHGVFLCGDVMHDATVFFGEQVKEHFPPVFSVLKPQSYAVLTIHRAENTDDPDQFEAILRAIARIDQPVAWPVHPRTRHFLASRTLPPNLHPLPPLGYLDMMALVRHAKMVLTDSGGLQKEAYWLGVPCITLRNETEWPETLSNGWNQLSGNRLKDLPEMVQTLPRGGRPHFGTIGGVGASTLIAQTLLDELAHV; this is translated from the coding sequence ATGGTCAGCAAGGCTCTTCGTAAAGTGGGCCTGCAAGAATCTATCGTCCATACGGGTCAGCACTACGATACGGCATTAGATCGTTCGTTCTTTGAAGAACTCCAGATGCCGCAACCAGTGGCGAATCTTGGCGTGGGTAGCGGTCTTCATGCATGGCAAATTGGGACCATGATGATCCGGTTAGAAGCGTGGCTATTGGCACAAAAGACCCTTCCAGATGCGGTTTTGGTTTATGGAGACACCAACAGTACACTAAGTGGTGCGCTGGTAGCCGCCAAACTCAGGTTACCCATCATTCATATAGAAGCGGGACTGCGGAGTTTTAACCGTAACATGCCTGAAGAAACCAACCGTATCTTGACAGACACGTTGGCCACTTGGTGTTTTTGCCCTACCGAGACCGCCGTAGAGCACCTCAAAAACGAGGGCAAACACCATGGTGTTTTTCTTTGTGGCGATGTGATGCACGACGCCACGGTTTTTTTTGGTGAGCAGGTTAAAGAGCACTTCCCTCCTGTCTTTTCGGTGCTGAAGCCCCAATCCTATGCCGTCCTCACCATCCACCGCGCCGAAAACACCGATGACCCTGACCAGTTCGAGGCCATTCTGAGAGCCATTGCCCGCATAGACCAGCCTGTGGCTTGGCCCGTTCACCCCCGTACCCGCCATTTTTTGGCTTCTCGCACCCTCCCCCCCAATCTGCATCCGCTGCCGCCATTAGGTTATTTAGACATGATGGCCTTGGTTCGTCATGCGAAAATGGTTTTAACCGACTCTGGCGGATTGCAAAAAGAGGCCTATTGGTTGGGGGTACCGTGTATCACACTGAGGAACGAAACCGAATGGCCAGAGACCCTCTCAAACGGCTGGAATCAGTTGTCTGGAAATCGTTTGAAGGACTTGCCTGAGATGGTTCAAACCCTCCCAAGAGGAGGTCGTCCGCATTTTGGTACGATAGGTGGGGTTGGGGCCAGTACCCTCATTGCCCAAACACTCTTAGATGAGTTGGCCCATGTCTAA
- a CDS encoding serine/threonine protein kinase: protein MTPLYPKFDTTEWEVLSTHLENLQALPDLEKGAYLAQVKEESPHLYEWVQKLASVDAAYEAALDEALAPVEQNQFLTPLADLKGQQMGQYVLLEKIGEGGMGEVYLAQRTDDFEQKVAIKILRYAFLNPRLARRFEKEQHLLARLQHPSIANFIDAGLSANGIPFLVMEYVNGQDLRTYAASHRPTIATQIGWILQICEALQYLHTNLVVHRDLKPSNILVLPNERIKMLDFGIAKVLETANAPDEHTQTQPFQYVLTPNYASPEQLWGKPISALSDVYGLGVVLYELLTDQLPYQVAGKNLVELETVFKEQPPLPSLIGEKSGIKLAKDLDTIVLKTLSFEPSQRYGSVAALAEDLQRWLKREPILAKPQTWSYRLSRFVARNRVLVLLVGLLFVTLSGSLAFTLWQAGKIKDESNKSGEVLAFLEQVLAGYDPFSPNPAPQDLKATQQLIQNSLTYLNDLPKTHPEVRIRIFNLLSGIAFSRSQTQLADSLNQIAQKEIKQTASSTYLQVETFLHTAKINWLKQAFTDGIKAADQGLLLATSEAPEILKKRRELLNIKNMLHLELGALEAAKTALDEANSITEKVYNAQSLEYAQQLGQKAAIAGYEEEYKTAVVLLEKVIEIYRLNKKESHHFVSTAYNNLSLALKYLGKKEEALLALDQSIQISEKIFGTHHKEVITSQINKATTLYEFGQLEQSVALLKKILPFGEQIGGETLQSIYYNLAFILQDQGKLAEAEQWGKKALASLTNVVLPDHPDLLRTEYLLGEVLRESNRLSEAESYFQKMIQATQDQQPPSPRYVRALLKIAWIRFDQNQTLAAETLIAQVKEAMPKIQPPPMLSLELEAIEAWALFKKGNRLAAKQQMETVYQKLQENADADIVLKRMLLKRKNSLAS from the coding sequence ATGACACCCCTATATCCCAAGTTTGATACCACCGAATGGGAAGTTCTATCCACCCACTTAGAAAACCTACAAGCCCTGCCTGACCTAGAAAAGGGGGCCTATTTAGCACAGGTTAAAGAAGAATCGCCTCATTTATATGAATGGGTTCAAAAACTTGCATCGGTGGATGCTGCTTATGAAGCCGCTTTAGACGAAGCCTTAGCCCCTGTGGAACAAAACCAGTTTTTAACGCCATTAGCCGACCTTAAAGGGCAGCAAATGGGGCAATATGTCTTGTTGGAAAAAATTGGCGAAGGCGGGATGGGAGAGGTGTATCTAGCGCAACGAACCGATGATTTTGAGCAAAAAGTCGCCATTAAGATTCTGCGGTATGCTTTTTTAAATCCTCGGCTGGCCAGACGTTTTGAAAAAGAACAGCATCTATTGGCCCGCCTGCAACATCCTTCTATTGCAAACTTTATAGATGCAGGCCTTAGTGCCAATGGGATTCCTTTTTTGGTGATGGAGTATGTAAATGGGCAAGATTTGAGGACTTATGCGGCCTCTCATCGCCCCACCATTGCAACACAAATTGGCTGGATTTTGCAAATTTGCGAAGCACTCCAGTATTTACACACCAACTTGGTGGTGCATCGGGATCTTAAGCCTAGTAATATTTTAGTGTTACCGAATGAGCGAATCAAAATGCTGGATTTTGGGATTGCTAAAGTGTTAGAAACCGCCAATGCACCAGATGAACATACCCAAACCCAGCCTTTTCAATATGTTTTAACCCCCAATTATGCCAGTCCTGAACAGCTCTGGGGAAAGCCTATTTCCGCTTTATCGGATGTTTATGGGCTGGGGGTTGTGTTATATGAGCTATTAACCGATCAACTTCCGTATCAGGTAGCTGGTAAGAACCTGGTGGAATTAGAAACCGTTTTTAAGGAACAGCCCCCGCTACCAAGTCTTATTGGCGAAAAAAGCGGGATTAAACTAGCAAAAGACTTAGATACAATTGTATTAAAAACACTGTCTTTTGAACCAAGTCAGCGGTACGGTAGTGTGGCAGCTTTGGCAGAAGACTTGCAACGTTGGCTAAAGCGTGAACCCATTCTAGCCAAGCCACAAACATGGTCTTATCGGCTTTCGCGGTTTGTGGCGCGTAATCGGGTATTAGTTTTGCTTGTGGGGCTTTTATTCGTCACCCTTTCGGGTAGTTTGGCTTTTACCTTATGGCAAGCAGGAAAAATTAAGGATGAGTCTAATAAATCAGGCGAAGTATTGGCTTTTTTAGAACAAGTCTTGGCTGGCTATGATCCTTTTAGTCCAAACCCTGCCCCGCAAGACCTCAAAGCGACCCAACAATTGATTCAAAATAGTTTGACTTATCTGAACGACTTGCCGAAAACACATCCAGAAGTCCGCATACGGATTTTTAACCTACTTTCGGGCATTGCGTTTAGCCGTAGCCAAACACAACTTGCTGACTCTTTGAACCAAATTGCCCAAAAAGAAATCAAGCAAACGGCCTCCAGCACCTACCTCCAAGTCGAAACCTTCCTACACACTGCGAAAATAAACTGGCTCAAGCAAGCTTTTACAGATGGGATTAAGGCGGCAGATCAAGGGCTTTTGCTCGCTACATCGGAAGCGCCAGAAATACTAAAAAAACGACGAGAGCTTCTAAATATTAAAAATATGCTGCATCTGGAGCTGGGGGCGTTAGAAGCAGCAAAAACGGCCTTAGACGAGGCCAACTCGATAACCGAAAAGGTTTATAATGCACAAAGCCTTGAGTATGCCCAGCAATTAGGCCAAAAAGCCGCGATTGCAGGGTATGAAGAAGAGTATAAAACGGCGGTTGTTTTATTAGAAAAAGTTATTGAAATATATAGACTTAATAAAAAAGAAAGCCATCACTTTGTTTCGACGGCTTATAACAATTTGAGCCTTGCTTTAAAATACTTGGGAAAAAAAGAAGAGGCATTGCTGGCTTTGGATCAATCTATTCAAATTTCTGAAAAGATTTTCGGAACCCACCATAAAGAGGTCATTACCAGCCAAATCAATAAAGCTACGACGTTATACGAGTTTGGACAATTGGAACAATCCGTGGCCTTGCTCAAGAAAATCCTGCCCTTTGGCGAACAAATTGGAGGGGAAACCCTTCAATCCATCTATTATAACCTCGCCTTTATTTTGCAAGATCAGGGCAAGTTAGCCGAAGCCGAACAATGGGGAAAAAAGGCCTTGGCCAGTTTGACAAACGTAGTCTTGCCCGACCATCCTGATCTTTTACGAACCGAATATTTATTGGGAGAAGTGCTACGGGAATCCAATCGTTTGTCTGAAGCGGAGTCGTATTTCCAAAAAATGATTCAAGCCACCCAAGACCAGCAACCGCCAAGTCCACGTTATGTTCGTGCCTTGCTCAAAATCGCCTGGATTCGCTTTGATCAAAACCAAACCCTTGCAGCGGAAACGCTCATCGCACAAGTCAAAGAAGCCATGCCCAAGATTCAGCCGCCGCCAATGCTTTCCTTAGAGTTAGAAGCCATCGAAGCATGGGCTTTATTCAAAAAAGGAAATCGCTTGGCCGCCAAGCAACAAATGGAAACGGTTTACCAAAAACTGCAAGAAAACGCGGATGCGGATATCGTCTTGAAACGAATGTTGCTAAAACGAAAAAACAGCCTCGCTTCTTAA